From a single Paraburkholderia sp. D15 genomic region:
- a CDS encoding DUF3592 domain-containing protein, translating into MEDIEKIGNASKGIIFLLIGAAALAAACMSTSDTIDFLRTSIVAPAQVVTLNHGGSHPEIAFVTTRGQNVSYPQGGFVFGMKVGDQVQVRYLPDAPRATARLDQFGAIWSWPIGWGLLGIPFMFGGLGYVMRLRSKGAR; encoded by the coding sequence ATGGAAGACATCGAAAAAATTGGCAACGCCTCGAAGGGAATCATTTTTTTGCTCATCGGCGCGGCGGCCCTCGCTGCCGCCTGCATGTCGACCTCGGACACAATTGATTTTCTCAGGACATCAATCGTCGCACCTGCGCAGGTAGTCACCCTGAATCACGGCGGAAGTCACCCAGAAATCGCCTTTGTAACGACTCGGGGACAAAACGTTTCCTATCCGCAAGGCGGCTTTGTTTTTGGCATGAAAGTGGGTGATCAAGTTCAGGTACGTTATCTTCCCGACGCGCCCAGAGCGACAGCCAGACTCGACCAGTTTGGCGCCATCTGGTCATGGCCGATTGGTTGGGGCCTGCTAGGAATTCCATTCATGTTCGGCGGCTTAGGCTATGTAATGAGGCTTCGGTCGAAAGGAGCCCGGTAA